The following proteins are co-located in the Paludibaculum fermentans genome:
- a CDS encoding OmpH family outer membrane protein, which produces MIAIRWKRLAGLAALMLCATVVASAQVKVAAVNLQKALADTAEIKQAEADLKAKFGPRQDELANLEKEVAKLSQDYETNQAKYNEAALADMAARIQMKQRQLQRNSEGLQNEVNRERQDILQRVGQRLQEVVKKVSEEKGLDLVVDGANLLYFKPTMDISADVTAAYDKAYPSKK; this is translated from the coding sequence ATGATTGCGATCCGCTGGAAACGTCTCGCCGGTTTGGCTGCCCTGATGCTCTGCGCCACAGTGGTGGCCTCAGCTCAAGTGAAGGTCGCGGCCGTCAACCTGCAAAAGGCCCTGGCCGATACGGCCGAGATCAAGCAGGCCGAAGCCGACCTGAAGGCCAAATTCGGGCCCCGCCAGGATGAATTGGCGAACCTCGAAAAGGAAGTTGCCAAGCTGAGCCAGGACTACGAAACCAATCAGGCCAAGTACAACGAGGCCGCCCTGGCCGACATGGCTGCCAGGATCCAGATGAAGCAGCGCCAGCTGCAGCGCAACAGCGAAGGCCTGCAGAACGAAGTGAATCGCGAGCGGCAGGACATCCTGCAGCGCGTGGGTCAGCGGCTGCAGGAAGTCGTGAAGAAGGTGTCCGAGGAGAAGGGCCTGGATCTCGTTGTCGATGGCGCCAACCTCCTGTACTTCAAGCCGACGATGGACATCTCAGCCGACGTCACCGCCGCTTACGACAAAGCGTATCCGTCGAAAAAGTAG
- a CDS encoding transglutaminase family protein gives MLVEPSAAFQALVAGDEQAMELDAAAIELASIHTGPCDPEPILRLLDEWAGQIEGMLMPGAGGAHFLSAVNRVLFDGVGLRGDREDYYAAENSCLPLVIERRKGLPITLSVIYLEIARRLLRPVYGVALPAHFVCQYNDGLVRVYVDVFDQGRLLTEEDCVEKIRELTARPGQSVELQFVPCGKRAIVGRMLRNLWGSYRRAGDNPRAGIVENWLRFVAP, from the coding sequence ATGTTGGTAGAGCCTTCAGCCGCATTCCAAGCCCTGGTGGCAGGCGATGAACAGGCGATGGAACTCGATGCCGCGGCAATCGAACTGGCGTCCATCCACACCGGGCCTTGTGATCCCGAGCCGATCCTGCGGCTTCTGGATGAATGGGCCGGGCAAATCGAAGGCATGCTGATGCCCGGCGCGGGTGGGGCTCATTTCCTCAGCGCCGTCAACCGGGTTCTGTTCGACGGGGTGGGCCTGCGCGGTGATCGGGAAGACTACTATGCGGCGGAGAACAGTTGCCTGCCGCTGGTCATCGAGAGGCGCAAGGGACTGCCGATTACCCTCTCCGTCATCTACCTAGAGATCGCCCGTCGATTGCTGCGGCCTGTATATGGCGTTGCCCTGCCGGCTCACTTCGTGTGCCAGTACAACGACGGGCTGGTGCGAGTTTACGTCGATGTGTTCGATCAAGGCCGGCTGCTGACCGAAGAGGACTGTGTCGAAAAGATTCGCGAGCTCACGGCGCGGCCCGGCCAGAGCGTGGAACTACAGTTTGTGCCCTGCGGCAAGCGGGCGATTGTGGGCCGCATGTTGAGGAATCTATGGGGCTCTTACCGCCGCGCCGGAGACAACCCCAGGGCAGGCATCGTGGAGAATTGGCTTCGTTTTGTAGCGCCTTAG
- the groES gene encoding co-chaperone GroES — protein MALRPLHDRVLVKRVEQGEAQVGGIIIPDTAKEKPQRGEVVAVGNGKLLENGQRCGLEVKSGDVILFGKYSGSDVKIDGVEYLILREDEILAVLG, from the coding sequence ATGGCACTGCGCCCGTTACACGACCGAGTGCTGGTAAAGCGCGTGGAGCAAGGCGAAGCGCAGGTGGGCGGTATAATTATTCCGGACACCGCGAAGGAGAAGCCGCAGCGTGGCGAAGTGGTAGCCGTCGGCAATGGTAAGTTGCTGGAGAACGGGCAGCGTTGCGGTCTCGAAGTGAAATCCGGTGACGTTATTCTCTTCGGCAAGTACTCCGGTTCGGATGTAAAGATTGATGGAGTCGAGTACCTGATTCTACGCGAGGACGAAATTCTGGCGGTGCTCGGCTAG
- a CDS encoding RNA polymerase sigma factor — translation MNEFSDEELVARALESGRPDPSNPWLHELFSRHQRRVVLWCLRYSANREEALDLSQEVMANTFRRLETFQGNSKFTTWLFTVCRNHCLNAIKSKASRPESGGEELLLSLAAPSGASIEDRLTQESQLELARTWIRDSLDKTEQRVFVMHFLEEIPLDAITRAMGLTNPSGAKAYIVSARRKLSEAARRWRSQHER, via the coding sequence ATGAACGAATTCAGCGACGAAGAGCTGGTGGCTCGGGCGCTGGAGTCCGGCCGGCCGGACCCGTCAAATCCTTGGCTGCACGAACTTTTCTCCCGTCACCAGCGTCGCGTTGTCCTTTGGTGCCTGCGCTACTCCGCCAATCGCGAAGAGGCCCTGGACCTATCGCAAGAGGTGATGGCGAATACGTTTCGCCGCCTGGAGACCTTTCAGGGCAACTCCAAATTCACGACCTGGCTCTTCACTGTCTGCCGCAATCATTGCCTGAACGCCATCAAGAGCAAAGCCAGCCGGCCGGAGTCCGGTGGCGAGGAGTTGCTGTTGAGCCTGGCCGCTCCCTCCGGCGCGTCCATCGAGGACCGCCTGACCCAGGAATCGCAACTGGAGCTCGCCCGGACCTGGATTCGAGACTCGCTCGACAAGACCGAGCAGCGCGTGTTTGTCATGCACTTTCTGGAGGAGATCCCCTTGGACGCCATCACGCGGGCCATGGGACTCACCAATCCCAGCGGAGCCAAGGCGTATATAGTGAGCGCCCGCCGGAAACTGTCCGAAGCCGCGCGGCGATGGAGGTCGCAGCATGAACGATAA